The Leptospira dzoumogneensis genome segment AGCTTGGGCCTCTTCCCAGATCGGATAAGCGATCCTTAAAGCTTCCAAACCTTTTTGGGTTAAGATCACTTTTCTAGCTCTTTTATTTTCGGAAGGAACATCCGCAACATAGCCTAACTCTTCCAAAGGATTCAAGTTACGGATCAAAGTAGTTCTATCTAAAACGAGAAGGTCCGCTAACTCGGCAAGACCAAGGCCGTCCGTGGCACCAAGAGTATGCAATAAACTGAATCTTTGAGAAGTAAGACCGGCCTTCTCCAATTCTCTATCATAAAATTGAGTGACCGCTCTAGAAGCCCTGCGCAGATTAAAGTTCACACAACTTAAACCTGCGCTAAGCATATCCGCTTTGCTCGGAAATTTTTCAGACTTCCGAGCCGTGGTGTTTAGAGACTTCTTGGACATAGGATCAAAAAGACTATCAGTCTTGGGAATATTTTCCCTCCGATACTTGTTTTCGCAACTGTTTTACCCTGTCTTCGAAAGAACCTTCTTCCAAACCAGGCTCATCGAATATGAAACTTCCCAAAAAAGACATCATCTCTTGGTCATGGCGAACGGGACGTCCCTTTTGAAGATCAATAAAAGAAAACTGAGCCCTCAAAACGGCCTTCAAACGATTACCATCCTTATCCAAAAGTAAGTATTCGTTATGGATAGTCGCCGGAGTCAGCTTGATCAAACGAGTTACAATTTTCACCACATCATTCTGCTTGACCGGTTCCAAGTATTGAGTCTCCACCTTACTCACCACCCATGACTTACCTGAACTAGAACCATAATCATAAAAATCGAAATTGGCAGTTTCCCTTAGCTGTTCGGAGCGAGCCTCCAAAAAGTAATCCATATACCTTGCGTTATTCAAATGACCGAAAGGATCACAATCCTGAAAACGGATCCTAGCAAAACTATAGGGGGAAAGCACCGGTTTATCAATCGTCAATTCCATACAGAATCTCCCAAGAGAAATAATGTGTATTTACATATATGTAAATACACATGTGTAATTACAGGAATTAGACATCTCCAAATCCAGGTCAAGGCAAAAAATCCCTCCCTCCTTATGTTGGAATTCCAACAAGAATTTATATTTTTTAAGGTTGGCCGCGTCCTCGCGAAAAATCCGTAGGGAATGAATGAGCCGGAGATAGGCGAAGGATC includes the following:
- a CDS encoding MarR family winged helix-turn-helix transcriptional regulator, yielding MLSAGLSCVNFNLRRASRAVTQFYDRELEKAGLTSQRFSLLHTLGATDGLGLAELADLLVLDRTTLIRNLNPLEELGYVADVPSENKRARKVILTQKGLEALRIAYPIWEEAQAAVTEAMGEDDLKRLLKRLNSIVRKRNFKEFSRSED
- a CDS encoding acyl-CoA thioesterase yields the protein MELTIDKPVLSPYSFARIRFQDCDPFGHLNNARYMDYFLEARSEQLRETANFDFYDYGSSSGKSWVVSKVETQYLEPVKQNDVVKIVTRLIKLTPATIHNEYLLLDKDGNRLKAVLRAQFSFIDLQKGRPVRHDQEMMSFLGSFIFDEPGLEEGSFEDRVKQLRKQVSEGKYSQD